One genomic segment of Streptomyces sp. TLI_146 includes these proteins:
- a CDS encoding polysaccharide pyruvyl transferase family protein, with protein MRSGDETPVRVGVFGLLGSGNLGNDGSLEAVLGYLRTEHPEAVVDALCGGPEVVATRYRIPATRLHWYRGEYRTASRAGAIAGKGLGKLVDVFRTAAWVRRHDVVIVPGMGVLEATLPLRPWGFPYSLFLLCASGRLFGTRVALVSVGAAPIGDRWTRALVRRSARLAGYRSYRDAPSRDAMRAMGVDTARDKVYPDLAFALPTPPASPTPGLVCVGVMAFHGGNDDRDRAEEIHRSYLDGTTRFVRALVEEGRPVRLLTGDACDAPVVASILDAVDSPLVTAAEAASLADLMKETAAADTVVATRYHNLICALKAGTPTLAVSYAAKSDALMDRMGLGAYCHPAREVDAGRLLDQFRALDKRSAELRRTLAERNQEAARQLRDQFTDLTTALFPAADHAHALREAP; from the coding sequence TGCTCGGCTACCTCCGCACCGAGCACCCCGAGGCGGTCGTGGACGCGCTGTGCGGCGGACCCGAGGTCGTCGCGACCCGGTACCGCATCCCCGCGACGCGGCTGCACTGGTACCGGGGCGAGTACCGGACCGCGTCGCGTGCGGGCGCGATCGCGGGGAAGGGGCTGGGCAAACTCGTCGACGTCTTCCGCACCGCCGCCTGGGTGCGCCGGCACGACGTGGTGATCGTGCCGGGCATGGGCGTCCTGGAGGCAACACTGCCGCTGCGGCCGTGGGGCTTCCCGTACTCGCTGTTCCTGCTCTGCGCCTCCGGCCGGCTGTTCGGCACCCGGGTCGCGCTGGTCAGTGTGGGCGCCGCGCCGATCGGCGATCGGTGGACCCGGGCCCTGGTGCGCCGGTCGGCGCGGCTGGCCGGCTACCGGTCGTACCGGGACGCCCCGTCCCGCGACGCGATGCGGGCGATGGGCGTGGACACCGCGCGCGACAAGGTCTACCCGGACCTCGCCTTCGCCCTGCCGACGCCGCCCGCGAGCCCGACCCCGGGCCTGGTCTGCGTCGGCGTGATGGCCTTCCACGGCGGCAACGACGACCGCGACCGGGCCGAGGAGATCCACCGGAGCTACCTCGACGGGACAACGCGCTTCGTCCGCGCGCTGGTCGAGGAGGGCAGGCCGGTCCGGCTGCTCACCGGCGACGCGTGCGACGCGCCGGTGGTGGCCTCGATCCTCGACGCGGTGGACTCGCCGCTGGTGACCGCTGCCGAGGCGGCCTCGCTGGCCGACCTGATGAAGGAGACGGCGGCCGCCGACACGGTGGTGGCGACCCGCTACCACAACCTGATCTGCGCGCTGAAGGCCGGCACACCGACGCTCGCCGTCAGCTACGCGGCGAAGAGCGACGCGCTCATGGACCGGATGGGGCTCGGCGCGTACTGCCACCCGGCCCGCGAGGTCGACGCCGGCCGTCTCCTCGATCAGTTCCGGGCGCTGGACAAGCGATCGGCGGAGCTGCGGCGGACCCTCGCCGAGCGGAACCAGGAAGCCGCCCGGCAACTCCGGGACCAGTTCACCGACTTGACCACGGCCCTGTTCCCTGCGGCCGACCACGCCCATGCCCTGCGGGAGGCTCCATGA
- the rfbC gene encoding dTDP-4-dehydrorhamnose 3,5-epimerase — MKATEVPEISGAYLFEPTPYADERGFFCRTFDADVVRSVGLDPDAFIQDSVSRSVRGVLRGLHLRSGAGEAKLVRCSYGRIFDVVVDLRPDSPTYLNRASFELSGETQKTLYIPAGCAHGFQALTDIADTSYRIDRPHDPAEDVTIAFDDPELAVPWPLPVTSMSQRDREAPSLAEVLKQRES; from the coding sequence ATGAAAGCGACCGAAGTCCCGGAGATCTCCGGCGCGTACCTGTTCGAGCCGACGCCGTACGCCGACGAGCGCGGCTTCTTCTGCCGCACCTTCGACGCCGACGTGGTCCGCTCGGTGGGCCTCGACCCGGACGCCTTCATTCAGGACAGCGTGTCCCGCTCGGTCCGGGGCGTGCTGCGCGGCCTGCACCTGCGCTCCGGCGCGGGCGAGGCCAAGCTGGTGCGCTGCTCGTACGGGAGGATCTTCGACGTCGTGGTGGACCTGCGGCCCGACTCGCCGACCTACCTCAACCGGGCCTCCTTCGAGCTGTCCGGCGAGACGCAGAAGACCCTGTACATCCCGGCCGGGTGCGCGCACGGCTTCCAGGCGCTGACCGACATCGCCGACACCTCGTACCGGATCGACCGCCCGCACGATCCGGCCGAGGACGTGACGATCGCCTTCGACGACCCGGAGCTCGCCGTTCCCTGGCCGCTGCCGGTCACGTCGATGTCCCAGCGGGACCGGGAGGCACCGAGCCTCGCCGAGGTCCTGAAGCAGAGAGAGAGCTGA
- a CDS encoding glutamate-1-semialdehyde 2,1-aminomutase produces the protein MDTEEFLLPRSRLANERLHAMIPGGAHTYAKGDDQYPEDLAPVISHGRGAHVWDVDGNRYIEYGSGLRSVSLGHAHPRVIEAVRRELDRGSNFVRPSIVEADAAERFLATVPTAEMVKFAKNGSDATTAAVRLARAATGRPRVAICGDHPFFSVDDWFIGTTPMSAGIPPTTTDLTVGFPYGDLAATEELLARYQDEVACLILEPATHSEPPPGYLAGLRELADRHGCVLIFDEMITGFRWSEAGAQGLYGVVPDLSTFGKALGNGFAVSALAGRRDLMELGGLRHSGERVFLLSTTHGAETHSLAAAMAVQATYVEEGITSRLHALGERLAAGVREAAASMGVGDHIVVRGRASNLVFATLDEKGQPSQPYRTLFLRRLLAGGVLAPSFVVSSALTDADIDRTVHVVAQACAVYRKALDAADPTPWLGGRPVKPVFRRLA, from the coding sequence GTGGACACCGAAGAGTTCCTCCTGCCCCGGTCGCGGCTCGCGAACGAGCGGCTGCACGCGATGATCCCCGGTGGCGCGCACACCTACGCCAAGGGCGACGACCAGTACCCCGAGGACCTGGCTCCGGTCATCAGCCACGGCCGCGGTGCCCATGTGTGGGACGTCGACGGCAACCGCTATATCGAGTACGGCTCCGGCCTGCGGTCGGTCAGCCTCGGCCACGCCCACCCGCGCGTGATCGAGGCGGTACGGCGCGAACTCGACCGCGGCAGCAACTTCGTCCGGCCCTCCATCGTGGAGGCCGACGCCGCGGAACGCTTCCTGGCCACCGTGCCGACCGCGGAGATGGTGAAGTTCGCGAAGAACGGCTCCGACGCCACGACCGCCGCGGTGCGCCTCGCCCGCGCCGCCACCGGGCGCCCGCGGGTGGCCATCTGCGGCGACCACCCGTTCTTCTCCGTCGACGACTGGTTCATCGGTACGACGCCGATGTCCGCGGGCATCCCGCCGACGACCACCGACTTGACCGTGGGGTTCCCTTACGGGGACCTGGCCGCCACGGAGGAGCTGCTCGCCCGGTACCAGGACGAGGTCGCCTGTCTGATACTCGAACCCGCCACCCACTCCGAGCCTCCGCCCGGCTACCTCGCGGGCCTGCGCGAGCTGGCCGACCGGCACGGCTGCGTACTGATCTTCGATGAGATGATCACGGGCTTCCGCTGGTCCGAGGCGGGCGCCCAGGGCCTGTACGGCGTCGTCCCCGACCTCTCCACCTTCGGCAAGGCGCTGGGCAACGGATTCGCCGTGTCCGCGCTGGCCGGGCGACGCGATCTGATGGAGCTGGGCGGGCTGCGGCACTCCGGCGAGCGGGTGTTCCTGCTGTCCACCACGCACGGTGCGGAAACGCACTCGCTGGCCGCCGCGATGGCCGTGCAGGCCACCTACGTCGAGGAGGGCATCACTTCGCGGCTGCATGCCCTCGGCGAGCGGTTGGCCGCCGGTGTCCGCGAGGCCGCGGCCAGCATGGGCGTCGGCGACCACATCGTCGTCCGGGGCCGGGCCAGCAACCTGGTCTTCGCCACCCTCGACGAGAAGGGGCAGCCGTCGCAGCCGTACCGCACCCTGTTCCTGCGTCGGTTGCTCGCGGGCGGGGTGCTGGCCCCGTCGTTCGTGGTGAGCAGCGCGCTCACCGACGCCGACATCGACCGCACCGTCCATGTGGTGGCCCAGGCATGCGCGGTGTACCGGAAGGCGCTGGATGCCGCCGACCCCACTCCCTGGCTGGGCGGGCGGCCGGTGAAGCCCGTGTTCCGACGGTTGGCGTGA